A portion of the Segatella copri DSM 18205 genome contains these proteins:
- a CDS encoding hybrid sensor histidine kinase/response regulator transcription factor, with protein MMIKKQNYLKHAIVLFLLLLLMQPERAWAAYENVEFSSLTNHDGLTNSQVGAILKDTRGYIWFGTQSGLCRFDGFRMKTFYYSNTDDKSLPNNSVDELQQDYDGNIWVHTSVGYSIYKYDEEQFERKPEEWLKNIHVQGPPYKLLIDKDKNMWIAVYGQGLFFHNAKTKNTYLFKFTKKAQPGCLKEGNISKITEVDGDALITYGDGTICRVNGQKQKVLWYNSFLATHKAAGDNGAYTFYDGIGGFWVSVSSANYVYQSKTGKWTDARSYLENMGIHIPCPTRILMRDIARDKAGNLWVASDHNGLFFVDFKRKICRQYVHSEAKGSIIDNSLQKVYVDDEGAIWVGSYKNGVAYYSPAAQKFTTIPLGDVCTITQDLNGNLWCGTNDSGIVCYSPLTGQSRRFSQAETGLASDIIVSSVTMSDGTMYFGTFNGGLAQYKNGRWKSFQAAPGGLANNSVWCLAEDPYHRLIIGTLGSGFQIYNPESGKFTTYNVQNSGITSDFINSLFLPNKDEILIGHSQNYSIFNFGTRKVTNVNTTKDGQPFPSPSLNYMMKDSRGILWIASPAGVTMYDEASGQLESINDLNGTQGTVGCMVLEDKQHNIWLVSEFIVTRVTLTKNNQGKWDITMISFNSLDGLQSRQFNQRSACLMRNGAIAIGGQDGINIINPAKILPAQKHAHVLFSGFVLFDHPLKAGEEFEGRVPLEKSLDTHPELDLSYKDKAFTIQFASDQVSIPARCRFLYRMKGLDDKWMLTPEGRPEATFTNLSSGSYVLEAKVVNADGSVSEEVSTLKIYIHPPFYLSIWAFIVYIILIGVAFYLYRKRMLEKQRVKFELQSKEDSIKKTKELNELKLNFFTNVSHELRTPLTLIISPLVNMIREERDESKRRKLEMIHRNATRLLNLVNQILDFRKIDQNKEKLTLSHIDIVSFVDNICTSFRTLANSKVTLAFYSTVPSLQMSFDADKVGKIVNNLLSNAYKFTPDGGFITVSLSVALHQRVGDKDSDMLRISVSDTGKGISDKEKEHVFERFYQVNGTEMQPQGGSGIGLNLVKKFAELHGGKVDVTDNPSGGTIFMVDLPIESSTTSNSTAHLGSLRAAPIITTVHQATDEDPDAGKNVLYGMSKHAHQPGESMIKKPVVLLVDDSEDFREFMNEVLTDYTVVEAVNGQDAWNKIIDRRPDLILSDVMMPVMDGNELCRMCKDNDETTAIPFIMLSARMGDEQRKESLKCGADEYIAKPFDIDMLNLCILNLLKKRKNVSTEYVITEADRKFIDEVNAYIRDHMSNPETSVESLSTHLCISRVQLYKRMISLTGITPSEYLRTKRIKFAEHLLRSGDLNISEIAYKVGFNNPRYFTKYFQDTYGVTPSQYRKNLSESE; from the coding sequence ATGATGATAAAAAAACAAAACTACTTGAAACATGCCATCGTGCTGTTTCTGCTCTTGCTGCTCATGCAGCCGGAGAGGGCATGGGCTGCCTATGAAAACGTAGAATTCAGCAGCCTCACCAATCATGATGGACTTACTAACAGTCAGGTGGGTGCCATTCTCAAGGACACCAGAGGCTACATCTGGTTCGGTACCCAGTCGGGACTGTGCCGCTTTGACGGCTTCCGTATGAAAACTTTCTATTATAGCAACACTGATGATAAGTCGCTGCCTAACAATTCGGTAGATGAACTTCAGCAAGACTATGATGGAAATATCTGGGTGCATACCTCTGTGGGTTACAGCATCTACAAATATGATGAAGAGCAGTTTGAGCGCAAACCGGAAGAATGGCTCAAAAACATCCATGTGCAGGGACCTCCTTACAAACTCCTGATAGATAAGGATAAGAACATGTGGATAGCTGTCTACGGACAGGGACTCTTCTTTCATAATGCCAAGACCAAAAATACTTATCTTTTTAAATTTACCAAAAAGGCTCAGCCGGGCTGTCTGAAAGAGGGAAATATCAGTAAAATAACCGAGGTTGACGGCGATGCGCTCATTACCTATGGTGATGGTACAATCTGCCGTGTCAACGGACAGAAACAGAAGGTTCTCTGGTACAATTCCTTCCTTGCCACCCATAAAGCTGCCGGTGATAATGGTGCCTATACTTTCTATGATGGTATAGGTGGTTTCTGGGTTTCAGTAAGTAGTGCCAATTACGTGTATCAGTCAAAGACCGGGAAATGGACCGATGCCCGTTCTTATCTTGAGAACATGGGCATTCATATTCCTTGCCCAACCCGTATTCTGATGCGTGATATTGCCCGCGATAAGGCAGGCAATCTCTGGGTGGCTTCCGACCATAACGGTCTCTTCTTTGTTGATTTCAAACGCAAAATCTGCCGTCAGTATGTTCATTCCGAAGCAAAGGGAAGTATCATTGACAATTCCCTGCAGAAGGTTTATGTGGATGATGAGGGAGCTATCTGGGTAGGTAGTTACAAGAACGGCGTGGCTTATTATTCGCCTGCTGCTCAGAAATTCACAACTATTCCGCTTGGTGATGTGTGCACAATCACACAGGATCTGAATGGAAATCTCTGGTGCGGAACCAATGATAGCGGTATTGTATGCTACAGTCCGCTTACCGGACAGAGTCGGCGATTCTCACAGGCTGAAACTGGTTTGGCTTCGGATATTATCGTCAGCAGCGTAACCATGAGTGATGGTACGATGTATTTCGGTACCTTCAATGGTGGACTTGCCCAATATAAAAACGGCAGATGGAAGAGTTTTCAGGCAGCTCCTGGCGGACTTGCCAATAATAGCGTCTGGTGTCTTGCCGAAGATCCGTATCATCGCCTGATTATCGGAACCTTGGGCTCAGGCTTCCAGATTTATAATCCTGAAAGTGGTAAGTTTACAACCTACAATGTTCAGAATTCAGGTATTACCAGCGATTTTATCAACTCGCTCTTCCTGCCGAATAAAGATGAAATTCTGATAGGTCATTCGCAGAACTATTCTATCTTTAATTTCGGAACCCGAAAGGTAACCAATGTGAATACAACCAAGGACGGACAGCCTTTCCCTAGTCCTTCCCTGAATTACATGATGAAGGATAGCCGAGGCATCTTGTGGATAGCTTCGCCTGCGGGCGTCACCATGTATGATGAGGCTTCAGGACAGTTGGAGTCAATCAATGACCTCAATGGTACGCAGGGCACGGTAGGCTGTATGGTGCTCGAAGATAAGCAGCATAACATCTGGCTGGTTTCTGAATTTATCGTTACCCGTGTTACGCTGACCAAGAACAACCAGGGCAAATGGGACATTACGATGATCAGCTTCAATTCGCTCGATGGCTTGCAGAGCCGCCAGTTTAACCAGCGTTCTGCCTGTCTGATGAGAAATGGAGCCATCGCCATCGGTGGACAGGATGGTATTAATATCATCAATCCTGCCAAGATCCTTCCTGCCCAGAAACATGCACATGTCTTGTTCAGCGGTTTCGTACTTTTCGATCATCCGCTGAAGGCAGGTGAGGAGTTTGAGGGAAGAGTGCCTCTGGAAAAATCGCTCGATACTCATCCTGAACTGGATCTCAGTTATAAGGACAAGGCGTTTACCATACAGTTTGCTTCTGACCAGGTAAGTATTCCTGCCCGTTGCCGTTTCCTCTATCGCATGAAGGGACTTGATGACAAATGGATGCTGACACCTGAGGGACGTCCGGAGGCTACCTTTACCAATCTCTCTTCAGGCAGCTATGTTCTGGAGGCAAAGGTGGTGAATGCTGATGGTAGTGTGAGCGAAGAGGTGAGCACGCTGAAGATTTATATTCATCCGCCTTTCTATCTCTCTATCTGGGCGTTCATCGTATATATTATATTAATAGGTGTAGCTTTCTATCTCTACCGTAAACGTATGCTCGAAAAGCAACGTGTAAAATTCGAACTCCAGAGCAAGGAAGACAGTATCAAGAAGACTAAGGAGTTGAATGAACTCAAACTCAACTTCTTTACCAATGTGAGCCACGAACTCCGTACTCCGCTCACCCTGATTATCTCGCCGCTGGTCAATATGATTAGAGAAGAAAGAGATGAAAGTAAACGCAGAAAGCTGGAGATGATTCATCGCAATGCTACCCGTTTGCTCAATCTGGTAAACCAGATTCTCGACTTCCGCAAGATAGACCAGAATAAGGAAAAACTTACCCTGTCGCATATCGACATCGTGAGCTTCGTTGACAATATCTGTACTTCGTTCCGTACTTTGGCAAACAGCAAAGTAACGCTTGCCTTCTATTCTACGGTGCCTAGTCTGCAGATGTCGTTTGATGCTGATAAGGTAGGAAAAATCGTGAACAACCTCTTGAGCAATGCCTATAAGTTTACGCCAGATGGAGGATTTATCACCGTTTCTCTGAGTGTTGCACTCCACCAGCGTGTAGGAGACAAGGATTCGGATATGCTCCGCATCTCAGTATCTGATACTGGCAAGGGCATCAGCGATAAGGAGAAGGAACATGTGTTTGAGCGTTTCTATCAGGTCAATGGCACTGAAATGCAACCACAGGGTGGTAGCGGAATAGGTTTGAACCTGGTAAAGAAGTTTGCCGAACTGCATGGCGGTAAAGTAGATGTTACAGATAATCCAAGCGGAGGAACCATCTTTATGGTAGACCTTCCGATAGAGAGCAGTACCACCTCTAATTCAACGGCACATCTCGGTTCCTTGCGAGCAGCACCTATCATAACCACGGTGCATCAGGCTACTGATGAGGATCCGGATGCAGGTAAGAACGTTCTCTACGGAATGAGTAAACATGCGCATCAGCCAGGAGAATCGATGATCAAGAAGCCGGTAGTGCTCCTCGTTGACGACAGTGAGGACTTCCGTGAGTTTATGAACGAAGTATTGACAGACTATACGGTTGTTGAGGCTGTCAATGGTCAGGATGCCTGGAACAAGATCATCGACCGTCGTCCAGACCTCATCCTGAGCGATGTGATGATGCCTGTGATGGATGGTAACGAACTCTGCCGGATGTGTAAGGACAATGACGAAACAACAGCCATACCTTTCATCATGCTCTCGGCCCGTATGGGAGATGAGCAGCGCAAGGAAAGTCTGAAGTGTGGTGCTGACGAGTATATTGCCAAACCATTCGATATTGATATGTTGAATCTCTGTATTCTGAACCTCTTGAAGAAACGCAAGAATGTGAGCACAGAATATGTAATAACAGAGGCCGACCGCAAATTTATAGATGAGGTGAATGCTTATATCCGCGATCATATGAGCAATCCTGAAACATCGGTAGAATCGCTCAGTACTCATCTTTGCATTTCACGCGTACAATTATATAAACGCATGATTTCGCTGACGGGTATTACACCTTCTGAGTATCTCAGAACCAAGCGTATCAAATTTGCAGAGCATCTGCTGCGCTCGGGCGACTTGAACATCAGTGAAATAGCCTATAAGGTGGGATTCAATAATCCACGTTATTTCACTAAATACTTCCAAGACACGTATGGCGTTACGCCGTCTCAATATCGTAAGAATCTGTCAGAATCAGAGTAG
- a CDS encoding LacI family DNA-binding transcriptional regulator — MKQRRTSLKDLADQLGVSIATVSRALRNSHEVGEEMTQKVKSLAKELNYRPNPFAQSLRKEAPRVIGVIVPNLVTHYYAAVLDGIEDYAVRNGYSVISANSHENTEHEKRAVENFLNMHVEGIIACLAQDTVDYSHFEQLHKMGVPLVFFARCCLEDKFSQVVGNGDVAAQEATQHMIDTGSRRIAFIGGPNHLDMVRRRKHGYLEALRENRIPIDRDLVVCDRIDFDVARNATLRLLEKEDRPDAILAFNDIITYAAFDAIKEKGLRIPEDVAIIGFTDGDTAAFVTPKLSAIMDKAHEQGTTACDLLMRSINGDEKIYKKVVPMILKIRESSEKNDVK, encoded by the coding sequence ATGAAACAACGAAGAACATCTTTAAAAGACCTCGCCGATCAACTTGGCGTCAGCATAGCAACTGTATCTAGAGCCCTGCGAAACAGCCATGAAGTGGGTGAGGAGATGACTCAAAAGGTGAAAAGCCTTGCCAAGGAGCTCAATTATCGACCAAACCCCTTTGCACAGAGCCTCAGAAAAGAAGCACCTAGGGTGATTGGTGTAATTGTGCCAAACCTGGTGACTCATTATTATGCTGCCGTGCTGGATGGTATAGAAGATTATGCCGTAAGAAATGGCTACTCGGTAATCAGCGCCAATAGCCACGAGAATACAGAACACGAGAAGAGAGCGGTAGAAAACTTCCTGAACATGCATGTAGAAGGCATCATCGCCTGCCTGGCACAGGATACGGTCGACTATTCTCATTTCGAGCAGTTGCATAAGATGGGAGTTCCACTGGTGTTCTTTGCCCGTTGTTGCTTAGAAGATAAGTTCTCCCAGGTAGTAGGCAATGGTGATGTTGCCGCCCAGGAGGCTACCCAGCATATGATAGATACCGGTTCGCGCCGCATCGCCTTTATCGGCGGTCCAAACCATCTTGATATGGTGCGCCGCAGAAAACATGGTTATCTGGAGGCTCTGAGAGAGAACCGCATCCCTATCGACCGTGACCTCGTAGTCTGCGACAGAATCGATTTCGATGTAGCCCGAAACGCTACCCTCCGTCTCCTCGAAAAGGAGGACAGACCTGATGCCATTCTCGCCTTTAACGACATAATCACCTATGCCGCCTTCGATGCTATCAAGGAAAAAGGGCTCCGCATACCAGAGGATGTTGCTATCATCGGTTTTACCGATGGTGATACTGCTGCCTTCGTTACGCCGAAACTCTCGGCTATCATGGACAAGGCACACGAACAGGGAACCACAGCCTGCGATCTTCTCATGAGAAGTATCAATGGTGATGAAAAAATCTACAAGAAAGTGGTACCGATGATACTGAAAATACGCGAAAGTTCTGAAAAAAACGACGTGAAATAA